A single window of Streptomyces aquilus DNA harbors:
- a CDS encoding NADP-dependent succinic semialdehyde dehydrogenase, which yields MPIATVNPANGETLKTYEAMGAEEIERRLQLAEATFRTYRTTPFAERAKLLHRAAELLDGMQQDIGRVMTTEMGKPVKQARAEAAKCAKAMRWYAEHAESLLADEEPADADVKDSGASRALVRYRPLGPVLAVMPWNFPLWQVVRFAAPALMAGNVGLLKHASNVPQTALFLEDLFHQAGYTEGTFQTLLIGSGAVEEILRDERVKAATLTGSEPAGRSVAATCGDMVKKTVLELGGSDPYVVMPSADIDRAAEIAVTARVQNNGQSCIAAKRFIVHADVYDAFAEKFVRGMQTLKVGDPMDEATDVGPLATEQGRADLEELVDDATRSGARVLCGGERPEGDGWYYRPTVLTDITREMRIHREEAFGPVATLYRVHDLDEAVLLANDSPFGLSSNVWTRDEAEVDRFVRDLEAGAVYVNGMTASHPAFPFGGVKRSGYGRELSGHGIREFCNITTVWHGA from the coding sequence ATGCCCATCGCGACGGTGAACCCGGCGAACGGCGAGACGCTCAAGACGTACGAGGCCATGGGCGCCGAGGAGATCGAGCGCCGGCTCCAGCTCGCGGAGGCCACCTTCCGCACCTACCGGACGACGCCGTTCGCCGAACGCGCCAAGCTGCTGCACCGGGCGGCGGAGCTGCTCGACGGCATGCAGCAGGACATCGGCCGGGTCATGACCACCGAGATGGGCAAGCCCGTCAAGCAGGCCCGCGCCGAGGCCGCCAAGTGCGCCAAGGCGATGCGCTGGTACGCCGAGCACGCCGAGTCGCTGCTGGCCGACGAGGAGCCCGCCGACGCCGACGTGAAGGACTCCGGCGCGTCCCGGGCCCTGGTGCGCTACCGCCCGCTGGGCCCGGTGCTCGCGGTGATGCCGTGGAACTTCCCGCTCTGGCAGGTCGTCCGGTTCGCCGCGCCCGCGTTGATGGCGGGCAACGTCGGCCTGCTCAAGCACGCCTCGAACGTCCCCCAGACCGCCCTGTTCCTGGAGGACCTGTTCCACCAGGCGGGCTACACCGAGGGCACCTTCCAGACCCTGCTCATCGGGTCCGGCGCGGTCGAGGAGATCCTGCGCGACGAGCGCGTCAAGGCGGCCACCCTCACCGGCAGTGAGCCCGCGGGCCGCTCGGTCGCCGCGACCTGCGGTGACATGGTGAAGAAGACGGTCCTCGAACTCGGCGGCAGTGACCCGTACGTCGTCATGCCGTCCGCGGACATCGACCGGGCGGCCGAGATCGCCGTGACGGCACGGGTGCAGAACAACGGCCAGTCGTGCATCGCCGCGAAGCGCTTCATCGTGCACGCCGACGTGTACGACGCCTTCGCCGAGAAGTTCGTGCGGGGCATGCAGACGCTGAAGGTCGGCGACCCGATGGACGAGGCCACCGACGTCGGCCCGCTCGCCACCGAGCAGGGACGCGCGGACCTGGAGGAACTCGTCGACGACGCGACCCGCAGCGGCGCACGGGTGCTCTGCGGCGGCGAGCGGCCCGAGGGCGACGGCTGGTACTACCGGCCGACCGTCCTCACCGACATCACCCGCGAGATGCGCATCCACCGTGAGGAGGCCTTCGGGCCGGTGGCCACGCTGTACCGGGTGCACGACCTCGACGAGGCGGTGCTGCTCGCCAACGACTCGCCGTTCGGCCTGAGTTCGAACGTGTGGACGCGGGACGAGGCCGAGGTCGACCGTTTCGTACGGGATCTCGAAGCCGGTGCCGTGTACGTCAACGGGATGACCGCGTCGCATCCGGCGTTCCCGTTCGGCGGCGTGAAGCGGTCCGGTTACGGGCGTGAGCTGTCCGGGCACGGAATCCGCGAGTTCTGCAACATCACGACGGTTTGGCACGGAGCGTGA
- a CDS encoding DUF6213 family protein, which produces MNREVTLPLIVDDRGTLQVSAADVSKLLRTVGGRWLHLVEAGEEGLDEDTVAALTIELAKLADRIDVACIAHSSGGAS; this is translated from the coding sequence GTGAACCGTGAAGTGACTCTGCCGCTGATCGTCGACGACCGGGGCACCTTGCAGGTGTCTGCGGCCGATGTGAGCAAGTTGTTGCGCACGGTCGGGGGGCGGTGGCTGCACCTTGTCGAGGCGGGCGAGGAGGGCCTCGACGAGGACACGGTGGCCGCGTTGACCATCGAATTGGCCAAGCTCGCCGATCGCATCGATGTGGCCTGCATTGCGCACAGTAGCGGCGGCGCGTCGTGA
- a CDS encoding type III polyketide synthase: MRRKQARIMATLCRPSVSVPEHVITMEETLELARSRHSDHPQLPLALRLIENTGVRTRHIVQPIEETLKHPGFEERNKVYVAEAKARVPAVVQRALDDAEVLASDIDVIIYVSCTGFMMPSLTAWLINEMDFDSTTRQIPIAQLGCAAGGAAINRAHDFCTAYPEANALIVACEFCSLCYQPTDLGIGNLLSNGLFGDGIAAAVVRGKGGEGIALERNGSYLIPKTEDWIMYDVRATGFHFQLDKRVPATMEPLAPALQELAGRHGWDAADLDFYIVHAGGPRILDDLSKFLQVDPHAFRFSRATLTEYGNIASAVVLDALRRLFDAGGAPDRARGLLAGFGPGITAEMSLGRWRRTDETD; encoded by the coding sequence CTGAGGCGAAAGCAGGCACGGATCATGGCGACTTTGTGCAGACCCTCGGTGTCCGTTCCAGAGCACGTGATCACGATGGAGGAGACGCTGGAGCTGGCGCGCTCCCGGCACTCGGACCATCCCCAACTGCCGCTGGCCCTCCGGCTGATCGAGAACACCGGGGTCCGCACACGGCACATCGTGCAGCCGATCGAGGAGACCCTGAAGCATCCCGGCTTCGAGGAGCGCAACAAGGTCTATGTGGCCGAGGCGAAGGCCAGGGTGCCGGCGGTGGTGCAACGAGCACTGGACGACGCCGAGGTCCTGGCATCTGACATCGATGTCATCATCTATGTCTCCTGCACGGGCTTCATGATGCCGTCGCTGACCGCCTGGCTGATCAACGAGATGGACTTCGACAGCACCACCCGGCAGATCCCCATAGCCCAGCTGGGCTGTGCGGCCGGCGGGGCGGCCATCAACCGGGCGCACGACTTCTGCACCGCCTACCCGGAGGCCAACGCGCTCATCGTGGCCTGCGAGTTCTGCTCGCTGTGCTACCAGCCCACCGACCTCGGCATCGGGAACCTGCTGTCCAACGGCCTGTTCGGCGACGGCATCGCGGCCGCCGTGGTGCGCGGCAAGGGCGGCGAGGGCATCGCCCTGGAGCGCAACGGCTCCTACCTGATCCCCAAGACCGAGGACTGGATCATGTACGACGTCCGGGCCACGGGCTTCCACTTCCAGCTGGACAAACGGGTGCCGGCCACCATGGAGCCGCTCGCGCCGGCGCTCCAGGAACTCGCCGGACGGCACGGCTGGGACGCCGCCGACCTGGACTTCTACATAGTCCACGCGGGTGGGCCCCGCATCCTCGACGACCTCAGCAAGTTCTTGCAGGTCGACCCGCACGCCTTCCGGTTCAGCCGGGCCACGCTCACCGAGTACGGGAACATCGCCAGCGCCGTCGTCCTGGACGCGCTGCGCCGGTTGTTCGACGCGGGCGGGGCACCCGACCGGGCGCGCGGGCTGCTCGCCGGGTTCGGGCCCGGCATCACCGCGGAAATGTCCCTGGGCCGCTGGCGGCGCACCGACGAGACGGACTGA
- a CDS encoding cytochrome P450, with the protein MTEETITEILPPIRHWPALDLSGTDFDPVLTELMREGPVTRIQLPNGEGWAWLVTRYDDVRMVTNDPRFSREAVMDQPVTRLAPHFIPERGAVGFLDPPDHTRLRRTVAAALTSKGVERVREKSRRMLDELVDELVQDGPPADLTATVLTPFPIAVICELMGVPAADRHVMHTWTQLILSSAHGKQVSEKAKKEMGAYFGDLIGLREGSTGEDVASLLGAAVGRGEVTLGEAVGLAVLLQIGGEAVTNNSGQMFYLLLTRPDLADRLRTEPSIRPRAIDELLRYIPHRNAVGLSRIALEDVGIRGVRIRAGDPVYVSYLAANRDPDVFPFPETIDFTRSPNPHVSFGFGPHYCPGGMLARLESELLVDALLDRLPGLRLAVPADQVPFKKGALIRGPEALPVTW; encoded by the coding sequence ATGACCGAAGAGACGATCACCGAGATCCTGCCGCCCATCCGGCACTGGCCGGCCCTCGACCTGAGCGGGACCGACTTCGACCCGGTGCTCACCGAGCTGATGCGGGAGGGGCCGGTCACCCGGATCCAGCTGCCCAACGGCGAGGGCTGGGCCTGGCTGGTCACCCGGTACGACGACGTCCGGATGGTGACCAACGACCCCCGGTTCAGCCGGGAGGCCGTCATGGACCAGCCGGTCACCCGGCTCGCCCCGCACTTCATCCCCGAGCGGGGCGCCGTCGGTTTCCTGGACCCGCCGGACCACACCCGGCTGCGCCGCACGGTGGCCGCCGCGCTGACCTCGAAGGGCGTGGAGCGGGTGCGGGAGAAGTCCCGCCGGATGCTGGACGAACTGGTCGACGAGCTGGTGCAGGACGGGCCGCCCGCCGATCTCACCGCCACCGTGCTGACCCCGTTCCCCATCGCCGTGATCTGCGAGCTGATGGGCGTCCCGGCGGCCGACCGGCACGTCATGCACACGTGGACCCAGCTGATCCTGTCCTCCGCGCACGGCAAGCAAGTCAGCGAGAAGGCCAAGAAGGAGATGGGCGCCTACTTCGGCGATCTCATCGGGCTGCGGGAGGGCAGCACGGGCGAGGACGTCGCCTCACTGCTCGGCGCCGCGGTGGGCCGCGGCGAGGTGACGCTGGGCGAGGCCGTGGGGCTCGCGGTGCTGCTCCAGATCGGCGGCGAGGCGGTGACGAACAACAGCGGGCAGATGTTCTACCTGCTGCTGACCCGCCCGGACCTGGCGGACCGGCTGCGCACGGAACCGTCGATCCGCCCCCGGGCCATCGACGAACTGCTGCGCTACATCCCGCACCGCAACGCGGTCGGCCTGTCGCGGATCGCGCTGGAGGACGTGGGCATCCGGGGCGTGCGCATCCGGGCCGGCGACCCGGTCTACGTGTCGTACCTGGCCGCCAACCGCGATCCGGACGTCTTCCCGTTCCCGGAGACGATCGACTTCACCCGCAGCCCCAACCCGCATGTGTCCTTCGGCTTCGGCCCGCACTACTGCCCGGGCGGCATGCTGGCCCGGCTGGAGTCCGAACTGCTGGTGGACGCGCTGCTGGACCGGCTCCCGGGGCTGCGGCTGGCGGTCCCCGCGGACCAGGTCCCCTTCAAGAAGGGCGCGTTGATCCGCGGTCCCGAGGCGCTTCCGGTGACGTGGTGA
- a CDS encoding cupin domain-containing protein: MTAPEGLLVPPGHGRVVQTPAQHVTFKVTGSHSRAASTFEVVVPPGFDVGAHVHTRSEELFYVLEGELDVLAFEPRVRTPDNWQHWESSSGSRVVRATPGTVIVVPPGCPHAFANPTDTPAKMFFQASPPPDHERYFEELLEILGGGGPPDHAAIEELRRRYDIEQLTPLRHR; encoded by the coding sequence GTGACGGCTCCCGAAGGGCTGCTGGTCCCCCCGGGGCACGGCCGGGTGGTGCAGACCCCCGCCCAGCACGTGACGTTCAAGGTGACCGGGTCGCACTCGCGCGCGGCCTCCACCTTCGAGGTCGTCGTCCCGCCCGGCTTCGACGTGGGCGCCCATGTGCACACCCGCAGCGAGGAGTTGTTCTACGTCCTCGAAGGCGAGCTGGACGTGCTCGCCTTCGAGCCGAGGGTGCGCACCCCCGACAACTGGCAGCACTGGGAGTCCAGTTCGGGCAGCCGGGTGGTACGGGCGACACCGGGCACGGTGATCGTCGTACCCCCGGGCTGTCCGCACGCGTTCGCGAACCCGACGGACACCCCGGCCAAGATGTTCTTCCAGGCGTCCCCGCCGCCGGATCACGAGCGGTACTTCGAGGAACTGCTCGAGATCCTGGGCGGCGGGGGCCCGCCGGATCACGCGGCGATCGAGGAGCTGCGCCGGCGGTACGACATCGAGCAGCTGACGCCGCTCAGGCACCGCTAG
- a CDS encoding acyl-CoA dehydrogenase family protein has protein sequence MAEFTMELNDEQKEVRDWLHGFAADVIRPAAAEWDEREETPWPVIQEAAKVGIYSLDFYAQQYFDSTGLGIPMAMEELFWGDAGIALSIVGTGLAAVGVLANGTEEQIGTWIPQMYGDVNDVKVAAFCSSEPDAGSDVASMRTRAVYDEAKDEWVLNGTKTWATNGGIANVHVVVAVVDAELGSKGHASFIIPPNTPGLSQGQKFKKHGIRASHTAEVVLENVRVPGSCLLGGKEKLDERLARARERAKQGGERVKNAAMATFEASRPAVGAMAVGTARAAYEVALDYAKTREQFGRPIIDNQGVAFQLADMRTSIDAARLLVWRASWMAINGKPFTAAEGSMSKLFASETAKKVTAQAVQILGGNGYTREYPVERMHRDAAIYTIFEGTSEIQRLVIARTLSGMPIR, from the coding sequence ATGGCCGAGTTCACCATGGAGCTCAACGACGAACAGAAGGAGGTCCGGGACTGGCTGCACGGCTTCGCCGCCGACGTCATCCGCCCCGCGGCCGCCGAATGGGACGAGCGTGAGGAGACTCCCTGGCCGGTCATCCAGGAGGCCGCCAAGGTCGGCATCTACTCGCTCGACTTCTACGCCCAGCAGTACTTCGACTCCACCGGCCTCGGCATCCCCATGGCGATGGAGGAGCTGTTCTGGGGCGACGCGGGCATCGCGCTGTCGATCGTCGGCACCGGTCTCGCCGCCGTCGGCGTCCTCGCCAACGGCACCGAGGAGCAGATCGGCACCTGGATCCCGCAGATGTACGGCGACGTCAACGACGTCAAGGTCGCCGCGTTCTGCTCCTCCGAGCCGGACGCCGGTTCGGACGTGGCCTCGATGCGCACCCGCGCGGTGTACGACGAGGCCAAGGACGAGTGGGTGCTCAACGGCACCAAGACCTGGGCGACCAACGGCGGCATCGCCAACGTCCACGTGGTCGTGGCCGTGGTCGACGCGGAGCTCGGCTCCAAGGGCCACGCCTCCTTCATCATCCCGCCGAACACCCCCGGCCTGTCCCAGGGCCAGAAGTTCAAGAAGCACGGCATCCGCGCCTCGCACACCGCCGAGGTCGTCCTGGAGAACGTGCGCGTGCCCGGCTCCTGCCTCCTCGGTGGCAAGGAGAAGCTCGACGAGCGCCTCGCCCGGGCCCGCGAGCGGGCCAAGCAGGGCGGCGAGCGCGTGAAGAACGCGGCGATGGCCACGTTCGAGGCCTCCCGCCCGGCGGTCGGCGCGATGGCGGTGGGCACCGCCCGGGCCGCGTACGAGGTCGCCCTCGACTACGCCAAGACCCGCGAGCAGTTCGGCCGCCCGATCATCGACAACCAGGGCGTCGCCTTCCAGCTCGCCGACATGCGTACGTCCATCGACGCCGCCCGGCTGCTGGTCTGGCGCGCCTCCTGGATGGCGATCAACGGCAAGCCGTTCACCGCGGCCGAGGGCTCGATGTCGAAGCTGTTCGCCAGCGAGACGGCCAAGAAGGTCACCGCCCAGGCGGTCCAGATCCTCGGCGGCAACGGCTACACCCGCGAGTACCCGGTCGAGCGCATGCACCGCGACGCCGCGATCTACACGATCTTCGAGGGCACGAGCGAGATCCAGCGCCTGGTCATCGCCCGCACCCTCTCGGGGATGCCGATCCGCTAG
- a CDS encoding TetR family transcriptional regulator, whose product MDTTQRTDQQRSADRRRRELLEAADRVVLRDGPQASMNAIAAEAGITKPILYRHFGDKGGLYAALAKRHTDALLDSLRAALDAPAERRERVEATLDTYLAAIEARPQVYRFLMHPAEGGQVGDQGFDVGKHSAPLLRRMGEELAQVIEDRVDLGPGSQQLARVWGHGIVGMMHAAGDWWLGERPCSRAELVRSLADLLWGRLAAAGDKVGGPGF is encoded by the coding sequence ATGGACACCACGCAGCGGACCGATCAGCAACGGTCCGCCGACCGCCGTCGGCGCGAGCTGCTGGAGGCCGCGGACCGGGTGGTCCTGCGTGACGGACCGCAGGCCTCCATGAACGCGATCGCCGCGGAAGCGGGCATCACCAAGCCGATCCTCTACCGTCACTTCGGTGACAAGGGGGGACTCTACGCGGCGTTGGCCAAGCGGCATACAGACGCGCTGCTGGATTCTCTCCGGGCCGCGCTGGACGCGCCCGCGGAGCGGCGGGAGCGGGTGGAGGCCACGCTCGACACCTACCTCGCGGCGATCGAGGCGCGGCCTCAGGTGTACCGGTTCCTGATGCATCCCGCGGAGGGGGGTCAGGTCGGGGACCAGGGGTTCGACGTCGGCAAGCACTCGGCTCCGCTGCTGCGGCGGATGGGCGAGGAGTTGGCGCAGGTCATCGAGGACCGGGTGGATCTCGGGCCCGGGAGTCAGCAACTGGCTCGGGTGTGGGGGCACGGGATCGTCGGGATGATGCATGCGGCCGGGGACTGGTGGCTGGGGGAACGGCCTTGTTCTCGGGCTGAGTTGGTGCGGAGTCTGGCGGATCTGTTGTGGGGGCGGTTGGCTGCCGCAGGGGACAAGGTCGGTGGTCCCGGGTTCTGA